From one Lycium barbarum isolate Lr01 chromosome 6, ASM1917538v2, whole genome shotgun sequence genomic stretch:
- the LOC132598726 gene encoding uncharacterized protein LOC132598726 — protein sequence MLKSCLWSLSTGDKMCCLSSDLFLLGTLSGFQRGYLSASPNKSLICYSLPCQDKLKSHSVQQPLLQLLAFGHHELRDAASSQKVKVEVHTGGCVSDNWIDFQFGESFLAIEMQQRHLFFLSYHLAHLSVAIDPISCI from the exons ATGTTAAAAAGTTGCCTCTGGAGTCTTTCCACAGGTGACAAAATGTGTTGTCTAAGCTCTGATCTCTTTCTTCTTGGGACATTGTCGGGATTCCAGAGAGGATATTTGTCTGCTTCTCCTAACAAAAG CTTGATATGTTATTCATTGCCTTGTCAAGACAAGCTGAAGAGCCATTCTGTCCAGCAACCTCTACTCCAACTTCTAGCTTTTGGTCATCACGAGCTAAGAGACGCGGCTTCATCTCAGAAG GTGAAAGTTGAAGTCCATACAGGTGGCTGCGTATCTGATAATTGGATAGATTTCCAATTTG GCGAGAGTTTCCTTGCTATTGAGATGCAGCAACGACACTTATTTTTTCTATCTTACCATCTTGCACATTTATCTGTCGCCATTGACCCAATTTCGTGTATCTAG